The following proteins come from a genomic window of Citrobacter europaeus:
- a CDS encoding type I restriction endonuclease subunit R, giving the protein MNQTYTPKFQEEYSAKIPALTLLTSLGWSFLSPKQIMDYRGYKHDEVVLRPVLREALSKRSFMASGKTCQLSEKALDNLISQVCSPALNEGLLKANERMYNHLLYGIAVTEFVDGKKVSPTIALIDWEHTENNQFHFTEEFTVLRSGGVETRRPDIVCFVNGIPLAVIEAKSPAGHGKKGPTIDEGISQSIRNQFNDEIPLLFAYSQLLLSINGHDGRYGTCHTPMKFWAAWREEDITDAQMYALRNHPLSTEQIDALFDHRPSADLDWYQQLIAAGELAVSGQDKLLISLLSPERLLEMTRFFTLFDKKTGKIVARYQQVFGIKRLLERISTLRPDGGREGGVIWHTTGSGKSYTMVFLSKALILHDSLKQCRIVVVTDRVDLEGQLSGTFASGGELAGKDDKAKAMATSGQKLAQQIGSGKERIIFTLIQKFNSATKLPECVNNSPDIIVLIDEGHRSQGGENHVRMKLALPNAAFVAFTGTPLLKEDKTTNKFGPIVHAYTMQRAVEDKAVTPLLYEERIPDLEVNDRAIDAWFDRITDGLSEAQRADLKRKYARKGEVYSADDRIRLIALDIATHFSKNINDGLKGQLACDSKISAIKYKKYIDEAGLFESAVVISPPDTREGNTEVDESKLPEVTKWWKDNVGTQDESAYTRNIISRFDTDEKLKLLIVVDKLLTGFDEPKNTVLYIDKPLKSHNLIQAIARVNRLHPLKKFGLLIDYRGILAELDTTIGKYQDLASRTQGGYDIKDIDGLYSAMSSEYKRLPHLYNQLWAIFAGVKNKNDTEQLRAVLVPKMEERDGEMVDIHQKIRDDFFESLTAFAGCLKVALQSATFFTDKSFTEQDRNLYKETVKQMSSLRQWAMQVSGEQVNYDDYAEQVKKLLDKHVTGVEVREPDGVYEVGKMGKSEKPEEWDNNKTRNETDIIKTRVTKMIEQDLRDDPYAQEAFSKLLRMAIEEAEKLFDHPLKQYLLFREFEEKVEARKLSDIPDALAVNKHAQAYYGVFKKELPEVFAVNDVQVQEKWTKLAFEVDSIIVKAVAENSLNPQDIEKAVKTSLLPLLFTACRDIGAGMIQVNRIVETIIQILRVGLMKS; this is encoded by the coding sequence ATGAACCAGACGTACACGCCAAAATTCCAGGAAGAATACAGTGCCAAAATTCCGGCATTGACGTTACTGACCAGCCTCGGCTGGTCGTTTTTATCTCCGAAACAGATTATGGATTATCGGGGCTATAAACATGATGAGGTGGTGCTGCGTCCGGTTCTGCGTGAGGCGTTGTCGAAGCGTTCCTTTATGGCGAGCGGTAAAACTTGCCAGTTATCGGAAAAAGCACTGGATAACCTGATATCTCAGGTCTGCTCCCCGGCACTGAATGAAGGGCTGCTGAAAGCCAATGAGCGGATGTACAACCATCTGCTTTACGGAATCGCCGTTACGGAGTTTGTCGATGGCAAGAAGGTCAGTCCCACCATTGCGCTGATTGACTGGGAACATACGGAAAATAACCAGTTCCACTTTACTGAAGAATTTACGGTATTGCGGTCAGGCGGTGTTGAAACCCGCAGACCGGATATTGTCTGTTTTGTTAATGGTATTCCGCTGGCTGTCATTGAAGCGAAAAGCCCGGCAGGTCACGGTAAGAAAGGGCCAACCATTGACGAGGGGATATCACAGAGCATCCGCAATCAGTTCAACGACGAAATCCCGCTGTTGTTTGCCTACAGCCAGTTATTACTGTCGATTAACGGGCATGACGGGCGCTACGGTACCTGCCATACGCCAATGAAATTCTGGGCAGCATGGCGTGAAGAAGATATTACGGATGCGCAGATGTATGCGTTGCGCAACCATCCGTTATCGACTGAACAAATTGATGCGTTGTTTGATCATCGTCCTTCAGCCGATCTCGACTGGTACCAACAGTTAATAGCCGCTGGTGAACTGGCTGTCAGTGGACAGGATAAGCTGCTTATCAGCCTGCTTTCGCCGGAACGTCTACTGGAGATGACCCGCTTCTTCACCCTGTTTGATAAAAAGACAGGGAAGATAGTCGCTCGCTATCAGCAGGTGTTCGGCATAAAAAGACTGCTGGAACGCATCAGTACTCTCAGACCGGATGGTGGCAGGGAAGGTGGGGTGATCTGGCATACCACGGGGTCAGGTAAATCGTACACCATGGTTTTCCTCAGCAAGGCGCTGATCCTTCATGACAGCCTGAAGCAGTGTCGCATTGTGGTGGTGACGGATCGTGTCGATCTTGAAGGGCAGCTCAGCGGTACTTTCGCTTCTGGTGGAGAACTGGCCGGGAAGGATGATAAGGCCAAAGCGATGGCGACCTCAGGTCAGAAGCTGGCACAGCAGATTGGCTCTGGTAAAGAACGTATAATCTTTACCCTTATCCAGAAATTTAACTCAGCGACAAAACTTCCTGAATGCGTCAATAACAGCCCCGATATTATTGTACTGATTGATGAAGGGCACCGTAGCCAGGGTGGTGAGAACCATGTGCGAATGAAACTGGCCCTGCCGAATGCCGCCTTTGTGGCATTTACCGGTACGCCGTTGCTGAAAGAAGATAAGACTACCAATAAATTCGGCCCGATTGTCCACGCCTACACTATGCAGAGGGCTGTCGAAGATAAAGCCGTTACGCCTCTGCTGTATGAAGAACGTATTCCGGATCTGGAAGTGAATGATCGGGCGATTGATGCCTGGTTTGACCGCATTACTGATGGGTTGAGCGAGGCGCAAAGAGCCGACCTTAAGCGTAAATACGCCCGTAAGGGCGAGGTCTATAGCGCAGATGACCGCATCCGACTGATTGCACTCGATATCGCCACGCACTTCTCGAAAAATATTAATGACGGGCTGAAGGGGCAACTTGCCTGCGACAGCAAAATCTCCGCCATCAAATATAAAAAGTATATTGATGAAGCCGGGTTGTTTGAATCAGCGGTGGTGATCAGCCCTCCGGATACCCGGGAAGGGAATACCGAGGTGGATGAAAGCAAACTGCCAGAAGTGACGAAATGGTGGAAGGATAACGTCGGCACGCAGGATGAGTCCGCGTATACCCGCAATATCATCAGTCGTTTCGATACCGATGAAAAGCTCAAATTACTGATCGTCGTCGATAAACTGCTCACCGGGTTTGATGAACCGAAAAATACCGTACTGTATATCGACAAGCCGCTTAAGTCCCACAACCTAATCCAGGCGATTGCCCGGGTGAACCGACTGCATCCACTGAAAAAGTTTGGCCTGCTGATTGATTATCGCGGCATTCTGGCTGAACTGGACACCACTATCGGTAAATATCAGGATCTCGCCTCCCGAACGCAGGGAGGATACGACATCAAGGATATTGACGGGCTGTACAGCGCTATGAGTTCTGAATACAAGCGGCTGCCGCATCTGTATAACCAGCTGTGGGCCATATTTGCCGGTGTCAAAAACAAGAATGATACTGAACAGTTACGCGCGGTTCTGGTGCCAAAAATGGAAGAACGTGACGGAGAGATGGTCGATATCCATCAGAAAATCCGTGATGATTTCTTCGAGTCGTTAACGGCTTTTGCCGGATGCCTGAAAGTGGCACTGCAGTCCGCTACCTTCTTCACCGACAAGAGCTTTACGGAACAAGACCGAAATCTCTATAAAGAAACCGTAAAACAGATGTCCAGCCTGCGCCAGTGGGCAATGCAGGTCAGCGGCGAGCAGGTCAATTATGACGACTACGCGGAGCAGGTGAAAAAATTGCTGGATAAGCATGTCACCGGCGTTGAGGTTCGTGAACCGGATGGCGTGTATGAAGTCGGTAAAATGGGCAAGAGCGAAAAGCCCGAAGAGTGGGACAACAATAAAACCCGCAATGAAACCGACATCATTAAAACCCGTGTGACGAAGATGATTGAGCAGGACCTACGTGATGACCCGTACGCTCAGGAGGCTTTTTCAAAACTCCTGCGTATGGCTATTGAAGAAGCAGAAAAACTGTTCGACCATCCCCTAAAACAGTATCTCCTATTCCGTGAGTTTGAAGAAAAAGTTGAAGCCCGTAAGCTCAGCGATATCCCGGATGCCCTGGCGGTAAACAAGCATGCTCAGGCGTATTACGGTGTATTTAAAAAAGAGCTACCGGAGGTTTTTGCGGTAAACGATGTTCAGGTGCAGGAGAAGTGGACTAAGCTAGCCTTTGAGGTGGACAGCATTATCGTCAAAGCAGTGGCAGAAAATTCCCTCAACCCTCAGGACATTGAGAAGGCCGTTAAGACAAGTCTGTTACCACTGCTGTTTACGGCCTGCCGGGATATTGGTGCCGGAATGATTCAGGTAAACCGCATTGTGGAAACCATCATCCAGATCCTGCGCGTTGGTTTGATGAAATCATGA
- a CDS encoding DUF262 domain-containing protein, with protein MNTTHSTEKLYLRNIYELLGENFYIPAYQRGYRWGAIQVKELLDDIWEFSQPHGGNDSSFYCLQPVVVVRGEDCWQVVDGQQRLTTLRLILHFLEQEHLKRPLEEAYKKSVYMLKYETRPGCEAFLQGIHKESNTDNIDFFHMVQAYNAIRNWFSDKDYNDNNKLLATLLAKSTEERSVKLIWYDLSDECLNNDYAIDVFSRINIGKIPLTNAELVKALFLQRSHFHNDQARLKQLQIATEWDIIEKRLQEPAFWYFISNSSKHYQTRIEYIFDLMKGKKSNDETFFTFHKFHEDFKSGTANIEHLWQGVKRYFLSFDEWFQDRELYHLIGFLVDCGEKVAELKSESERENSTKTEFKKYLKDRIRLQVRCQLDELYYDEPVIKKLLLLFNIQTLLSTREADIRFPFDRYKQEKWDIEHIRSQTDSAPVGVARRVWLKDIEVYFSGSRFKGDSLEREQEFAAIATELLTLEHIDNEFDRLYNEVVSYFGQDEVSWGDELGNLALLDSSTNRSYKNALFPIKRARIIDNDKRGVFVPICTKNVFLKYYSQSVTELVHWSESDAKYYQEAIGQTLKDYLPDQGEKSE; from the coding sequence ATGAATACAACTCATTCAACAGAAAAGCTTTATCTTAGAAATATCTATGAACTTTTGGGAGAAAATTTTTACATACCTGCTTATCAGCGGGGATATCGCTGGGGGGCGATCCAAGTAAAAGAACTACTGGATGATATCTGGGAGTTCAGTCAACCGCATGGCGGTAATGATTCTTCATTTTACTGTCTACAGCCTGTTGTTGTGGTTCGAGGGGAAGATTGTTGGCAGGTCGTGGATGGGCAGCAAAGGCTAACCACGTTACGTCTTATCCTGCACTTTTTGGAGCAAGAGCACCTGAAGAGACCCTTAGAGGAGGCATACAAAAAAAGCGTGTATATGTTGAAGTATGAGACCCGGCCGGGATGTGAAGCATTTTTGCAGGGGATTCATAAAGAATCCAACACTGACAATATTGACTTCTTTCATATGGTCCAAGCGTATAATGCTATTAGAAATTGGTTCTCCGACAAAGATTATAATGATAATAATAAACTCTTGGCGACGTTACTAGCTAAGTCTACTGAAGAACGCTCTGTAAAGCTTATTTGGTATGATTTAAGTGACGAATGCCTTAACAACGATTATGCCATTGATGTTTTTTCCCGTATCAATATTGGTAAAATACCTCTGACCAATGCTGAGTTGGTTAAGGCTTTGTTTTTACAGCGAAGTCATTTTCACAATGATCAAGCAAGATTGAAGCAGTTACAGATTGCGACGGAATGGGATATTATTGAAAAGCGGTTGCAGGAACCAGCATTCTGGTATTTCATAAGTAATTCAAGTAAACACTACCAAACACGAATTGAATACATCTTCGATTTAATGAAAGGGAAAAAGTCTAATGACGAGACATTTTTCACTTTCCATAAGTTCCATGAAGATTTCAAGTCTGGCACGGCTAATATTGAGCATCTGTGGCAAGGGGTAAAGCGTTATTTCCTGAGCTTTGATGAATGGTTCCAGGACAGAGAGCTATACCATTTGATAGGCTTTTTGGTTGATTGCGGTGAGAAAGTTGCGGAGTTAAAATCTGAGTCGGAGCGAGAGAATTCAACGAAAACAGAGTTCAAAAAATATTTGAAAGATCGTATTCGTCTCCAGGTCAGGTGCCAGTTAGATGAGCTTTACTATGATGAGCCTGTCATTAAAAAATTGCTTCTGCTGTTCAATATTCAAACTTTATTGTCAACGAGGGAAGCAGATATACGTTTTCCTTTTGACCGCTATAAGCAAGAAAAATGGGATATTGAGCACATTCGGTCCCAGACAGATTCTGCCCCTGTTGGGGTTGCTCGCAGGGTGTGGTTAAAGGACATTGAGGTTTACTTCAGTGGTAGTCGGTTTAAAGGGGATTCTTTAGAAAGAGAACAAGAATTTGCTGCCATAGCCACTGAACTCTTGACCTTGGAACATATCGATAATGAATTTGACAGGCTTTATAATGAGGTAGTTAGTTACTTTGGCCAAGATGAAGTGTCCTGGGGAGATGAGCTAGGCAACTTGGCACTGCTGGACTCTTCAACCAACCGCAGTTACAAAAATGCCTTGTTTCCAATTAAACGCGCCCGCATCATAGATAATGATAAGCGCGGAGTTTTTGTCCCCATTTGTACCAAGAACGTCTTTTTAAAATATTATAGCCAGTCTGTAACTGAACTTGTTCATTGGTCAGAATCTGATGCTAAATATTATCAGGAAGCAATAGGTCAAACGTTGAAAGACTATTTGCCTGACCAAGGAGAGAAGAGTGAGTAA
- a CDS encoding type I restriction-modification system subunit M → MNNKISQDTINKALWAACDTFRGTISADTYKDFILTMLFLKYISDVWQDHYDEYKEQYGDAPELIEAMMANERFVLPKSASFYALYERRHEPGNGERIDQALHAIEEANGTKLKDAGKSVFQDISFNTDRLGEEKQKNTILRQLLEDFAGEDLNLKPSRVGTLDVIGNAYEYLIKNFAASGGQKAGEFYTPPEVSDLIAELLDPQPGDTICDPACGSGSLLMKCGRKIVSGHDSRNYALFGQEAIGSTWSLAKMNMFLHGEDNHKIEWGDTIRNPKLLDKNGDLMLFDIVTANPPFSLDKWGHDEAENDKFGRFRRGVPPKTKGDYAFISHMIETLKPGTGRMGVVVPHGVLFRGSSEGKIRQKLIDENLLDAVIGLPEKLFYGTGIPAAILIFKKQKVDDKVLFIDASREFKAGKNQNQLSAENIQKIVKTYREGDNVEKYAYLASLKEIQANDYNLNIPRYVDTFEEEDEIDLLAVRAEREQLKAELAKLETEIAGYLKELGYGC, encoded by the coding sequence ATGAATAATAAAATCAGTCAGGATACTATCAACAAAGCCCTGTGGGCCGCGTGTGACACTTTCCGTGGCACCATCAGTGCTGACACCTATAAAGACTTTATCCTTACCATGCTGTTCCTCAAGTACATTTCGGATGTCTGGCAGGATCACTATGATGAATATAAAGAACAGTATGGCGATGCGCCGGAGCTGATTGAAGCGATGATGGCGAATGAACGCTTCGTGTTGCCGAAAAGCGCCAGTTTCTATGCACTGTATGAACGCCGTCATGAGCCAGGCAATGGCGAGCGTATCGACCAAGCCCTACATGCCATTGAAGAAGCCAACGGCACTAAGCTGAAAGATGCCGGGAAAAGCGTGTTCCAGGATATTTCGTTTAACACCGACCGTCTGGGTGAAGAAAAACAGAAGAACACCATCCTGCGACAGCTGCTGGAAGACTTTGCCGGTGAAGATCTTAACCTGAAGCCAAGCCGTGTAGGTACGCTGGACGTCATCGGTAATGCCTATGAATATCTAATCAAAAACTTCGCTGCCAGCGGTGGGCAGAAAGCCGGGGAGTTCTATACCCCACCAGAAGTTTCGGATCTGATTGCTGAACTGCTCGACCCACAACCCGGTGATACCATCTGCGACCCGGCCTGTGGTTCCGGTTCGTTGTTAATGAAGTGCGGGCGTAAAATCGTCTCCGGACATGACAGCCGTAACTATGCGTTGTTTGGTCAGGAAGCGATTGGTTCTACATGGTCGCTGGCGAAAATGAACATGTTCCTGCACGGCGAAGACAACCACAAAATAGAGTGGGGTGATACCATTCGTAACCCGAAGCTGCTCGATAAAAATGGCGATCTGATGCTGTTTGATATCGTGACCGCAAACCCACCGTTCAGCCTGGATAAGTGGGGGCATGACGAGGCCGAGAATGATAAGTTTGGTCGTTTCCGTCGCGGTGTACCGCCGAAGACTAAAGGCGATTACGCCTTTATCTCGCATATGATCGAAACCCTGAAACCAGGAACGGGGCGTATGGGCGTAGTTGTGCCACACGGTGTGCTGTTCCGTGGCTCCAGCGAAGGTAAAATTCGCCAGAAACTGATTGATGAAAATCTGCTGGATGCGGTAATTGGACTGCCGGAAAAACTGTTCTATGGTACGGGGATTCCGGCTGCGATTCTGATTTTCAAAAAGCAGAAAGTGGATGACAAGGTGCTGTTTATCGATGCCAGCCGTGAATTCAAGGCAGGTAAAAACCAGAACCAGCTCAGCGCAGAAAATATCCAGAAGATCGTTAAAACCTATCGAGAAGGCGATAACGTCGAGAAATATGCGTATCTTGCCAGCCTGAAAGAGATACAGGCCAACGATTACAACCTCAATATTCCGCGCTATGTAGACACCTTCGAGGAAGAAGACGAGATCGATTTGCTTGCCGTACGCGCCGAACGTGAGCAATTGAAAGCGGAACTGGCGAAGCTGGAAACGGAGATCGCAGGGTATTTAAAGGAGTTGGGTTATGGTTGTTAA
- a CDS encoding M48 family metallopeptidase, with protein MSEKESPAMKALRIVYGDEVIVVQCVPRQVVKGRVLIKVHPDCRVVASIPPETPEHEVLSALKKRGRWIYQQLRDFREQQTHIVPRRYVSGESHYYLGKQYQLKVTEDATIPQRVKMLRGRLEVTVRHKSAEKVKALLAEWYRERARDVIQRRLDLLIPQTLWISERPPIRLRAMQTQWGNCSAKGCLTLNPWLVKASSECIDYVLLHELCHVAEHNHSEEFYRLMGQVMPGWEKVKKRLDGMAGMLLADM; from the coding sequence ATGAGTGAAAAAGAATCGCCAGCAATGAAAGCGTTACGCATTGTTTATGGTGATGAAGTCATCGTCGTACAGTGTGTTCCGCGTCAGGTCGTAAAGGGCAGGGTGCTCATCAAGGTGCATCCTGACTGTCGGGTTGTGGCCTCTATCCCGCCAGAAACACCGGAGCACGAGGTGCTGTCTGCGCTGAAAAAACGAGGGCGCTGGATATACCAGCAACTGCGTGATTTCAGGGAGCAACAGACACACATTGTCCCGCGTCGGTATGTCAGCGGAGAGAGCCATTACTATCTTGGTAAGCAGTATCAGTTGAAAGTAACAGAAGACGCTACTATTCCGCAACGAGTGAAAATGTTGCGTGGGCGTCTGGAAGTGACTGTCAGACACAAATCGGCAGAAAAGGTTAAAGCGTTGTTGGCCGAATGGTATCGGGAACGCGCCAGAGATGTCATTCAGCGCAGGCTTGATTTATTGATACCGCAGACCCTTTGGATTAGTGAGCGTCCGCCGATACGTCTGCGGGCGATGCAAACGCAATGGGGTAACTGTTCAGCAAAAGGCTGTTTGACCCTGAATCCATGGCTGGTTAAGGCATCCTCAGAATGCATCGATTATGTCTTGTTGCATGAGTTATGCCATGTGGCTGAGCACAACCACAGCGAGGAGTTTTACCGTCTGATGGGGCAGGTTATGCCGGGCTGGGAAAAGGTCAAGAAACGACTGGATGGGATGGCGGGGATGTTGTTGGCAGATATGTAG
- the pgsA gene encoding CDP-diacylglycerol--glycerol-3-phosphate 3-phosphatidyltransferase, translating to MQFNIPTLLTLFRVILIPFFVLAFYLPFTWAPFVCALIFCIAAVTDWFDGFLARRWNQSTRFGAFLDPVADKVLVAIAMVLVTEHYHSWWVTLPAATMIAREIIISALREWMAELGKRSSVAVSWIGKVKTTSQMAALAWLLWRPNIWVEYAGIALFFVAAILTLWSMFQYLSAAWGDLLEQ from the coding sequence ATGCAATTTAATATCCCTACGTTGCTCACGCTGTTTCGCGTCATCCTGATCCCATTCTTTGTATTGGCTTTTTATCTGCCATTTACCTGGGCTCCCTTCGTTTGTGCGCTGATCTTCTGTATTGCGGCGGTCACCGACTGGTTTGACGGTTTTCTGGCACGTCGCTGGAACCAAAGCACCCGTTTTGGTGCCTTCCTCGATCCGGTTGCTGATAAAGTGCTGGTGGCTATCGCGATGGTGTTGGTGACCGAACACTATCACAGCTGGTGGGTGACGCTGCCTGCCGCCACGATGATCGCGCGTGAAATAATTATCTCTGCGCTGCGTGAATGGATGGCCGAGCTGGGTAAACGCAGCAGTGTGGCAGTGTCCTGGATCGGTAAAGTGAAAACTACTTCGCAAATGGCCGCGCTCGCATGGTTGCTGTGGCGTCCAAATATCTGGGTAGAGTACGCCGGGATCGCACTTTTCTTCGTCGCCGCGATACTGACTTTGTGGTCAATGTTCCAGTATTTGAGCGCTGCATGGGGAGATTTGCTTGAACAGTGA
- a CDS encoding restriction endonuclease subunit S — translation MVVKPSSLGAIPAEWQSVKFGSVTKVRQGLQIAISDRLKKPTLNSQEYITIQSINRKNQDREYVDSPPNRVICKADDVLMTRTGNTGIVVTGVTGAFHNNFFLIDFDRNKIDSTFLVNYLRSERVQHIILMKAGASTIPDLNHNDFYAIDFALPPLSEQKKIAQILSTWDKAISVTEKLLTNSQQQKKALMQQLLTGKKRLLDENGVRFSTEWEFKKISEVATRVQRKNDAAEHPILTISSLSGFVRQDERYSRYMAGESVKNYILLKKGEFAYNKGNSKTYEFGCVFDLEAYEAGLVPHVYVCFRLKNGLSHRYFKYLFEADYLKPQLGALVNTGVRNNGLLNIKPTEFMQTKVPVPCFEEQESIADMLYNSSRTIRVLQDKLACLKDEKKALMQQLLTGKRRVKVDAEEAVSA, via the coding sequence ATGGTTGTTAAACCTTCGTCACTAGGAGCTATTCCGGCTGAATGGCAATCAGTAAAATTTGGGTCAGTTACTAAAGTACGGCAAGGTCTTCAAATTGCTATATCTGACAGGCTGAAAAAACCAACACTTAATTCTCAAGAATATATAACTATACAGTCAATAAATCGAAAAAATCAAGATAGAGAGTACGTTGATTCGCCTCCAAATAGAGTGATTTGTAAAGCCGATGATGTTCTTATGACAAGAACAGGAAATACTGGAATTGTCGTAACTGGTGTCACTGGTGCGTTCCACAATAACTTTTTTCTAATCGATTTTGATCGAAATAAAATAGACAGTACATTTTTAGTAAATTACTTGCGTTCAGAAAGAGTACAGCACATTATTTTGATGAAGGCAGGAGCAAGTACAATACCCGATCTAAATCATAATGATTTCTATGCAATCGATTTCGCATTGCCTCCATTGTCAGAACAAAAGAAAATCGCTCAAATCCTGTCAACCTGGGATAAGGCGATTTCGGTGACGGAAAAGCTTCTCACCAACAGCCAACAGCAGAAAAAAGCCCTGATGCAGCAATTGCTTACCGGGAAGAAACGGTTGCTGGATGAGAATGGGGTGAGGTTTAGCACGGAGTGGGAGTTTAAAAAAATAAGTGAAGTAGCAACGCGAGTTCAACGTAAAAATGATGCTGCCGAACATCCTATTTTAACAATATCATCTTTATCCGGATTTGTCCGGCAGGATGAGCGTTATAGCCGTTATATGGCGGGAGAAAGTGTGAAAAATTATATCCTGCTTAAAAAAGGTGAGTTTGCATATAACAAAGGAAACTCAAAAACATACGAGTTCGGATGTGTTTTTGACCTCGAAGCATATGAAGCAGGACTGGTACCCCATGTCTATGTTTGCTTTAGATTAAAAAATGGGCTCAGTCACCGTTATTTTAAATATTTATTTGAGGCTGATTATCTCAAGCCACAGTTAGGGGCGCTAGTTAATACTGGGGTCCGAAATAATGGTTTATTAAATATCAAACCGACAGAGTTTATGCAAACAAAAGTCCCTGTTCCATGTTTTGAAGAGCAGGAAAGCATCGCTGATATGTTATATAACTCCAGCAGGACGATACGTGTTCTTCAGGATAAACTCGCCTGCTTGAAAGATGAGAAAAAAGCTCTAATGCAGCAGTTACTGACCGGCAAACGTCGTGTCAAAGTAGACGCTGAAGAAGCCGTTAGCGCTTAA